One window of Ziziphus jujuba cultivar Dongzao chromosome 5, ASM3175591v1 genomic DNA carries:
- the LOC107420459 gene encoding probable GTP-binding protein OBGC2 isoform X2 has protein sequence MASLISSCLPSTSYVSLDDSLLSGVIFPKRYGRGSCNYGSIRYCTIKCRIARAKESSPSKPATLAKEPHKYFDQVIITVRSGDGGHGAVLSMPNHRGGKAQGKQSKESKRKKSLYKRDFDGSLILPMGGHGGDVVIYADEGKDTLLEFHTKSRYNAKRGGNVDAMGVLTSQLHDGLAAPTLRIPVPIGTVVKHKRGKLLGDLANAGDEILVARGGQGGISLVETPERGRKKLMSLTTNVMRDDSDKVLALGQPGEEVSLELILRVVADVGLVGLPNAGKSTLLAAITLAKPDIADYPFTTLMPNLGRIDGDPSLGAEMYSSEATLADLPGLIEGAHLGKGLGRNFLRHLRRTRMLVHVVDAAAENPVNDYLTVKEELRMYNPDYLKRPYVVVLNKIDLPKAKDRIPSLIEEISRIGSDRALSNAETGSDNAVKQRSSEDGNTDISSSGVLNKDRKDKQIEDYPRPHAVVGVSVLKDMRVKEMLKEIRATLRKCRDSSETLES, from the exons ATGGCGTCTCTCATCTCTTCTTGTTTACCGTCAACTTCGTACGTTTCGCTTGATGATTCGTTGTTGTCTGGCGTCATATTCCCAAAaag GTATGGTAGAGGCTCATGCAATTATGGAAGTATTAGATACTGTACGATCAAGTGCCGAATTGCCAGGGCAAAAGAGTCTTCTCCTTCAAAACCAGCTACATTGGCAAAGGAACCTCACAAGTATTTTGATCAGGTTATAATAACAGTTCGTTCAGGAGATGGAGGCCACGGTGCAGTCCTTAGTATGCCCAACCATAGAGGTGGTAAGGCACAAGGCAAACAAAGCAAAGAGAGTAAGAGGAAGAAAAGCTTGTATAAAAGGGATTTTGATGGATCGCTTATCCTTCCTATGGGTGGGCATGGAGGAGATGTAGTCATTTATGCAGATGAAGGAAAAGATACATTATTGGAATTTCATACCAAAAGCCGATATAATGCAAAGCGGGGTGGAAATGTTGATGCAATGGGTGTCTTGACCTCGCAATTGCATGATGGACTTGCTGCACCAACTCTTCGCATTCCTGTGCCTATAG GTACAGTAGTGAAACATAAACGAGGCAAGTTGTTGGGTGATCTAGCTAATGCGGGTGATGAAATCCTTGTTGCAAGGGGTGGACAAGGAGGG ATTAGCCTGGTAGAAACTCCAGAGCGTGGAAGGAAGAAGTTGATGTCTTTGACCACTAATGTGATGAGAGATGATAGTGATAAG GTTTTAGCTCTTGGTCAACCTGGAGAGGAGGTTAGTTTGGAGTTGATTCTGCGTGTTGTTGCTGATGTTGGTTTGGTT GGTCTCCCAAATGCTGGCAAATCAACCCTTTTGGCAGCCATCACACTTGCAAAACCTGATATTGCTGATTATCCCTTTACAACATTAATGCCGAATCTTGGACGCATTGATGGTGATCCAAGCTTAGGTGCAGAGATGTATTCGTCTGAAGCAACGTTGGCAGATTTACCTGGACTTATAGAAGGTGCTCATCTTGGGAAG GGTCTCGGTCGCAATTTCTTGAGGCACTTGAGGAGAACTAGGATGTTGGTTCATGTTGTTGATGCAGCAGCTGAGAACCCTGTTAATGACTACTTAACAGTGAAAGAA GAATTGCGAATGTATAATCCTGATTATCTCAAACGACCATATGTTGTCGTGTTGAACAAAATTGACCTTCCTAAG GCGAAAGATAGGATTCCATCTTTAATTGAAGAAATATCAAGAATTGGAAGTGATAGGGCACTTTCTAACGCAGAAACAGGCTCGGACAATGCAGTTAAACAAAGGTCTTCGGAAGATGGAAATACAGATATTTCTTCTTCTGGTGTTCTTAATAAAGACAGAAAGGATAAACAAATTGAGGACTATCCGCGGCCACATGCTGTTGTTGGAGTCAGTGTTCT gAAAGACATGAGAGTAAAAGAGATGTTGAAGGAGATAAGGGCAACTCTGAGGAAGTGCAGAGATTCCAGCGAGACGTTGGAATCATGA
- the LOC107420459 gene encoding probable GTP-binding protein OBGC2 isoform X1, whose protein sequence is MASLISSCLPSTSYVSLDDSLLSGVIFPKRYGRGSCNYGSIRYCTIKCRIARAKESSPSKPATLAKEPHKYFDQVIITVRSGDGGHGAVLSMPNHRGGKAQGKQSKESKRKKSLYKRDFDGSLILPMGGHGGDVVIYADEGKDTLLEFHTKSRYNAKRGGNVDAMGVLTSQLHDGLAAPTLRIPVPIGTVVKHKRGKLLGDLANAGDEILVARGGQGGISLVETPERGRKKLMSLTTNVMRDDSDKVLALGQPGEEVSLELILRVVADVGLVGLPNAGKSTLLAAITLAKPDIADYPFTTLMPNLGRIDGDPSLGAEMYSSEATLADLPGLIEGAHLGKGLGRNFLRHLRRTRMLVHVVDAAAENPVNDYLTVKEELRMYNPDYLKRPYVVVLNKIDLPKAKDRIPSLIEEISRIGSDRALSNAETGSDNAVKQRSSEDGNTDISSSGVLNKDRKDKQIEDYPRPHAVVGVSVLHESKRDVEGDKGNSEEVQRFQRDVGIMRSRGLEGH, encoded by the exons ATGGCGTCTCTCATCTCTTCTTGTTTACCGTCAACTTCGTACGTTTCGCTTGATGATTCGTTGTTGTCTGGCGTCATATTCCCAAAaag GTATGGTAGAGGCTCATGCAATTATGGAAGTATTAGATACTGTACGATCAAGTGCCGAATTGCCAGGGCAAAAGAGTCTTCTCCTTCAAAACCAGCTACATTGGCAAAGGAACCTCACAAGTATTTTGATCAGGTTATAATAACAGTTCGTTCAGGAGATGGAGGCCACGGTGCAGTCCTTAGTATGCCCAACCATAGAGGTGGTAAGGCACAAGGCAAACAAAGCAAAGAGAGTAAGAGGAAGAAAAGCTTGTATAAAAGGGATTTTGATGGATCGCTTATCCTTCCTATGGGTGGGCATGGAGGAGATGTAGTCATTTATGCAGATGAAGGAAAAGATACATTATTGGAATTTCATACCAAAAGCCGATATAATGCAAAGCGGGGTGGAAATGTTGATGCAATGGGTGTCTTGACCTCGCAATTGCATGATGGACTTGCTGCACCAACTCTTCGCATTCCTGTGCCTATAG GTACAGTAGTGAAACATAAACGAGGCAAGTTGTTGGGTGATCTAGCTAATGCGGGTGATGAAATCCTTGTTGCAAGGGGTGGACAAGGAGGG ATTAGCCTGGTAGAAACTCCAGAGCGTGGAAGGAAGAAGTTGATGTCTTTGACCACTAATGTGATGAGAGATGATAGTGATAAG GTTTTAGCTCTTGGTCAACCTGGAGAGGAGGTTAGTTTGGAGTTGATTCTGCGTGTTGTTGCTGATGTTGGTTTGGTT GGTCTCCCAAATGCTGGCAAATCAACCCTTTTGGCAGCCATCACACTTGCAAAACCTGATATTGCTGATTATCCCTTTACAACATTAATGCCGAATCTTGGACGCATTGATGGTGATCCAAGCTTAGGTGCAGAGATGTATTCGTCTGAAGCAACGTTGGCAGATTTACCTGGACTTATAGAAGGTGCTCATCTTGGGAAG GGTCTCGGTCGCAATTTCTTGAGGCACTTGAGGAGAACTAGGATGTTGGTTCATGTTGTTGATGCAGCAGCTGAGAACCCTGTTAATGACTACTTAACAGTGAAAGAA GAATTGCGAATGTATAATCCTGATTATCTCAAACGACCATATGTTGTCGTGTTGAACAAAATTGACCTTCCTAAG GCGAAAGATAGGATTCCATCTTTAATTGAAGAAATATCAAGAATTGGAAGTGATAGGGCACTTTCTAACGCAGAAACAGGCTCGGACAATGCAGTTAAACAAAGGTCTTCGGAAGATGGAAATACAGATATTTCTTCTTCTGGTGTTCTTAATAAAGACAGAAAGGATAAACAAATTGAGGACTATCCGCGGCCACATGCTGTTGTTGGAGTCAGTGTTCT ACATGAGAGTAAAAGAGATGTTGAAGGAGATAAGGGCAACTCTGAGGAAGTGCAGAGATTCCAGCGAGACGTTGGAATCATGAGGTCAAGAGGATTGGAAGGCCACTAA
- the LOC107420459 gene encoding probable GTP-binding protein OBGC2 isoform X3 has translation MASLISSCLPSTSYVSLDDSLLSGVIFPKRYGRGSCNYGSIRYCTIKCRIARAKESSPSKPATLAKEPHKYFDQVIITVRSGDGGHGAVLSMPNHRGGKAQGKQSKESKRKKSLYKRDFDGSLILPMGGHGGDVVIYADEGKDTLLEFHTKSRYNAKRGGNVDAMGVLTSQLHDGLAAPTLRIPVPIGTVVKHKRGKLLGDLANAGDEILVARGGQGGISLVETPERGRKKLMSLTTNVMRDDSDKVLALGQPGEEGLPNAGKSTLLAAITLAKPDIADYPFTTLMPNLGRIDGDPSLGAEMYSSEATLADLPGLIEGAHLGKGLGRNFLRHLRRTRMLVHVVDAAAENPVNDYLTVKEELRMYNPDYLKRPYVVVLNKIDLPKAKDRIPSLIEEISRIGSDRALSNAETGSDNAVKQRSSEDGNTDISSSGVLNKDRKDKQIEDYPRPHAVVGVSVLHESKRDVEGDKGNSEEVQRFQRDVGIMRSRGLEGH, from the exons ATGGCGTCTCTCATCTCTTCTTGTTTACCGTCAACTTCGTACGTTTCGCTTGATGATTCGTTGTTGTCTGGCGTCATATTCCCAAAaag GTATGGTAGAGGCTCATGCAATTATGGAAGTATTAGATACTGTACGATCAAGTGCCGAATTGCCAGGGCAAAAGAGTCTTCTCCTTCAAAACCAGCTACATTGGCAAAGGAACCTCACAAGTATTTTGATCAGGTTATAATAACAGTTCGTTCAGGAGATGGAGGCCACGGTGCAGTCCTTAGTATGCCCAACCATAGAGGTGGTAAGGCACAAGGCAAACAAAGCAAAGAGAGTAAGAGGAAGAAAAGCTTGTATAAAAGGGATTTTGATGGATCGCTTATCCTTCCTATGGGTGGGCATGGAGGAGATGTAGTCATTTATGCAGATGAAGGAAAAGATACATTATTGGAATTTCATACCAAAAGCCGATATAATGCAAAGCGGGGTGGAAATGTTGATGCAATGGGTGTCTTGACCTCGCAATTGCATGATGGACTTGCTGCACCAACTCTTCGCATTCCTGTGCCTATAG GTACAGTAGTGAAACATAAACGAGGCAAGTTGTTGGGTGATCTAGCTAATGCGGGTGATGAAATCCTTGTTGCAAGGGGTGGACAAGGAGGG ATTAGCCTGGTAGAAACTCCAGAGCGTGGAAGGAAGAAGTTGATGTCTTTGACCACTAATGTGATGAGAGATGATAGTGATAAG GTTTTAGCTCTTGGTCAACCTGGAGAGGAG GGTCTCCCAAATGCTGGCAAATCAACCCTTTTGGCAGCCATCACACTTGCAAAACCTGATATTGCTGATTATCCCTTTACAACATTAATGCCGAATCTTGGACGCATTGATGGTGATCCAAGCTTAGGTGCAGAGATGTATTCGTCTGAAGCAACGTTGGCAGATTTACCTGGACTTATAGAAGGTGCTCATCTTGGGAAG GGTCTCGGTCGCAATTTCTTGAGGCACTTGAGGAGAACTAGGATGTTGGTTCATGTTGTTGATGCAGCAGCTGAGAACCCTGTTAATGACTACTTAACAGTGAAAGAA GAATTGCGAATGTATAATCCTGATTATCTCAAACGACCATATGTTGTCGTGTTGAACAAAATTGACCTTCCTAAG GCGAAAGATAGGATTCCATCTTTAATTGAAGAAATATCAAGAATTGGAAGTGATAGGGCACTTTCTAACGCAGAAACAGGCTCGGACAATGCAGTTAAACAAAGGTCTTCGGAAGATGGAAATACAGATATTTCTTCTTCTGGTGTTCTTAATAAAGACAGAAAGGATAAACAAATTGAGGACTATCCGCGGCCACATGCTGTTGTTGGAGTCAGTGTTCT ACATGAGAGTAAAAGAGATGTTGAAGGAGATAAGGGCAACTCTGAGGAAGTGCAGAGATTCCAGCGAGACGTTGGAATCATGAGGTCAAGAGGATTGGAAGGCCACTAA